A genomic stretch from Argiope bruennichi chromosome 2, qqArgBrue1.1, whole genome shotgun sequence includes:
- the LOC129959392 gene encoding BTB/POZ domain-containing protein 7-like, which produces MYILCLVEMGASASSPASCSNTQTEPMASSLQAQSKVCTSFSSVNVDQYGKEKKRKVGSLSTLRKRFARRRRTSKGFDHAQVFREFLADWSPRDVVALVEEYEATAALKEITLQAEMARPPATSCKQDLGMLFENKYCSDINLIYQGTVFAVHRAILAARCPFFREMLNSLSSICTEVAVDIDIAGVSISMFNELLRYLYTGDLSLAETYSGNFDILFQLSEQFGIPNPLEQDLKYLLETGIYSDISLSFTSPSDTGHSVARGQTTYICDHILTDAEGKPCKICHGTNEFWCHRAILSARSPFFRNVIHRQQRRSADMHETHRTRILLDDSIIPRRYACILLRAVYQDALEFGAVLPDSAKRGSLTDVHVPQSSVEEAMQLYEVARFIEMDALMQSCEDFIVESLSLESLLPVLRWSSQPHGSQWVYRQTINFMREEFMTVAASPVLFQLDKSHLIDVIKSDFLQAGELEVLQAVLKWGEHQLFKRVEEREPNLVSHTAHSVSRRGLRRRDLSDVELRDLLSDLLSCVRISHILPPDSEVLVSAVRRGLISTPPSYMLGDDLLVGHSSNLKPKAWIRGRNSHGLYVKPRLFTPYVEEAKAWLEEQLGQDTDVVRQQVWHISHIPDTLYMVEKPLSFSEGVVPLGHLCPLSSLEFMKDVVLDEVTLRQMKKREKELRQSQSARRAYSVIRNHCDVTKLLQLRVVREFGLPDKVMEVLHRTSYQFLEEYGAEHHPVASSATPGHQSRYAGDHSSHMYGLPRMYKPSRHLSLELGEARDEPLQSSNQMSRSCCSDHLNEIIPDIAMATSLLEQIHISESETSPDSGGFSLRMF; this is translated from the exons ATGTACATCCTCTGCTTGGTAGAGATGGGAGCAAGTGCATCCTCTCCAGCTTCTTGCAGCAACACGCAAACGGAGCCGATGGCATCATCTCTCCAAGCGCAGAGCAAAGTGTGCACCAGTTTTTCATCTGTCAACGTCGACCAGTATGGCAAGGAGAAGAAGAGAAAAGTCGGATCATTGTCCACTCTCCGTAAGCGCTTTGCCCGCCGCCGGAGGACGAGCAAGGGATTCGACCACGCTCAGGTCTTCCGAGAGTTCCTTGCTGACTGGAGTCCCAGAGACGTTGTTGCCTTGGTGGAGGAGTATGAAGCCACTGCAGCACTGAAAGAAATTACTTTGCAGGCAGAGATGGCACGACCACCAGCCACTTCCTGCAAACAAGATTTGGGCATGTTGTTTGAGAACAAATACTGTTCTGATATTAATCTCATCTACCAAGGAACAGTATTTGCTGTTCATCGTGCAATATTGGCTGCCAGGTGCCCCTTTTTCAGGGAAATGCTCAATAGTTTATCGTCTATTTGTACAGAAGTTGCAGTTGACATTGATATAGCCGGTGTTAGTATATCTATGTTTAATGAACTTCTTAGATATTTGTACACTGGGGACCTTTCTCTTGCTGAAACATATAGTGGCAATTTTGACATCCTGTTTCAGTTGAGTGAACAGTTTGGGATTCCCAATCCTCTTGAACAGGATCTAAAATACTTGCTTGAGACTGGTATTTACAGTGATATTTCCTTAAGCTTTACTTCTCCAAGTGATACTGGCCATTCGGTTGCGCGTGGCCAGACCACCTATATCTGTGATCATATATTGACTGATGCGGAAGGAAAACCGTGCAAAATCTGCCATGGGACAAATGAATTTTGGTGCCATCGAGCCATTTTATCGGCTCGGTCACCTTTTTTTCGAAATGTGATTCACAGGCAGCAGCGGCGGTCAGCCGACATGCATGAAACTCATAGGACTCGAATTCTGTTGGATGATAGTATAATTCCACGTCGCTATGCCTGTATTTTACTTCGAGCTGTGTATCAAGATGCTTTGGAGTTCGGAGCTGTACTACCGGACAGTGCAAAAAGAGGTAGCTTGACAGATGTACATGTTCCACAGTCATCTGTTGAAGAAGCCATGCAATTGTATGAAGTTGCTCGTTTCATTGAGATGGATGCCCTAATGCAAA GTTGTGAAGATTTCATTGTAGAGTCTTTGAGCTTGGAAAGTCTTCTACCTGTTCTTCGTTGGAGCAGTCAACCTCATGGCTCACAGTGGGTTTATAGGCAGACTATTAATTTTATGCGGGAAGAGTTCATGACTGTTGCAGCTTCTCCTGTTTTGTTTCAGCTGGATAAATCTCATTTGATTGATGttattaaatcagattttttacaa GCCGGTGAACTTGAAGTTCTTCAAGCTGTATTAAAATGGGGAGAACACCAGCTTTTCAAGCGTGTCGAAGAGAGAG AACCCAACCTGGTAAGCCATACAGCCCACAGTGTAAGCAGACGGGGATTGAGAAGGCGAGATCTCAGTGATGTGGAGTTGCGTGATCTACTATCTGACCTCCTGAGCTGTGTACGCATCAGCCACATTCTACCTCCTGATAGTGAAGTTTTGGTGTCAGCCGTGAGGCGTGGTCTCATCAGCACACCACCATCTTACATGTTAGGAGATGATTTGCTGGTGGGACATAGCTCAAACTTGAAACCCAAAGCGTGGATCAGGGGTCGTAATAGTCATGGACTCTATGTGAAGCCTCGACTTTTCACGCCTTATGTGGAAGAAGCAAAG GCATGGTTGGAGGAACAATTGGGTCAAGACACAGATGTGGTTCGTCAGCAAGTGTGGCACATCTCTCACATTCCTGACACTCTATATATGGTGGAAAAACCCCTCTCTTTCAGTGAAGGAGTTGTACCTCTTGGGCACCTCTGTCCTCTATCCAGTTTGGAGTTTATGAAGGATGTTGTGCTCG ATGAGGTGACCTTGCGGCAAATGAAAAAGCGTGAAAAGGAGTTGAGGCAAAGCCAATCTGCTCGTCGAGCTTATTCGGTCATCAGAAATCACTGTGATGTGACCAAACTGTTGCAATTGCGCGTTGTCCGAGAGTTTGGCCTTCCGGACAAAGTCATGGAGGTGCTCCATCGCACTTCTTATCAATTCTTGGAGGAATATGGAGCTGAGCATCACCCAGTTGCCAGTTCCGCAACTCCAGGCCATCAGTCACGTTATGCTGGGGACCATTCTAGTCATATGTATGGGCTGCCAAGAATGTACAAACCTTCTAGGCATCTCAGTTTAGAACTTGGGGAGGCCAGAGATGAGCCTCTTCAATCATCAAATCag